The Excalfactoria chinensis isolate bCotChi1 chromosome 10, bCotChi1.hap2, whole genome shotgun sequence genome has a segment encoding these proteins:
- the SPG21 gene encoding maspardin produces MGEIKVSPDYNWFRSTVPLKKIIVDDDDSKVWSLYDAGPRSIRCPLIFLPPVSGTADVFFQQILALTGWGYRVIALQYPVYWDHLEFCDGFRKLLDHLQLDKVHLFGASLGGFLAQKFAEYTHKSPRVQSLILCNAFSDTSIFNQTWTANSFWLMPAFMLKKIVLGNFASGPVDPEMADGIDFMVDRLESLGQSELASRLTLNCQNSYVEPHKIRDIPVTIMDVFDQSALSTEAKEEMYKLYPNARRAHLKTGGNFPYLCRSAEVNLYIQIHLLQFHGTRYAAIDPSMVSAEELEVQKISLHTSSEPEEQ; encoded by the exons ATGGGAGAGATTAAAGTCTCTCCTGACTACAACTGGTTCAGAAGCACAGTTCCTCTTAAAAAG atAATAGTAGATGATGATGACAGTAAAGTCTGGTCGCTGTACGATGCAGGACCTAGGAGCATTCGGTGCCCACTCATATTTCTTCCTCCTGTAAGTGGAACTGCAGATGTGTTTTTCCAGCAAATTTTGGCACTGACCGGATGGGGTTACAGAGTTATTGCT TTGCAGTACCCGGTGTACTGGGatcaccttgagttctgtgatGGATTCAGAAAACTGTTAGACCACCTTCAGCTGGATAAA GTTCATCTTTTTGGAGCTTCTCTAGGAGGTTTCCTGGCTCAAAAATTTGctgaatacacacacaaatctcCCCGAGTTCAGTCTCTGATTCTATGTAATGCCTTTAGCGACACCTCCATCTTCAATCAGACATGGACAGCAAACAG ctTTTGGTTGATGCCTGCttttatgctgaaaaaaatTGTCCTTGGGAATTTTGCATCTGGTCCTGTAGACCCTGAAATGGCCGATGGGATTGATTTCATGGTGGACAGG CTGGAGAGTCTGGGCCAGAGTGAGCTTGCCTCGAGACTTACCCTCAATTGCCAGAACTCCTATGTGGAACCTCATAAAATCCGAGACATCCCTGTAACTATTATGGAT GTGTTTGACCAGAGCGCGCTCTCAACTGAAGCGAAAGAAGAGATGTATAAACTTTATCCTAATGCCAGAAGAGCTCATCTCAAAACAGGAGGCAATTTCCCTTATCTCTGCAGGAGTGCTGAGGTCAATTTATACATTCAA ATTCATTTACTGCAGTTCCATGGTACCCGGTATGCAGCCATTGATCCCTCTATGGTCAGCGCAGAAGAACTGGAAGTCCAAAAGATCAGTCTTCATACCAGCAGTGAGCCAGAAGAGCAGTGA
- the ANKDD1A gene encoding ankyrin repeat and death domain-containing protein 1A isoform X2, which produces MEELIKRGVNIKAKNNTDRTALHWAAGAGSVDAVRLLLDHDVPVDDEDSFGMNALLLSAWFGHLHVLHILVNAGAKINCVNKNGRNLLHCAAQRGHIRVMEFIMEDLEDVCVDQTDKMDRTAFHLAAEHGQLEVVEFLIRQGCSHSAKDKEKDTALHLAAKNGHLSVLQKIVDVGVDLDERNLEGLTCLHLAAEGGHSDCVKLLLEAGADVNAQTQKKMNCLHYAALHGYEEIARILVDAGIHTDAVNHQNASATHIAVLQNFPALVKLLIDAECDLDIPDNRQQTSLHIAAEHGRQDIAEMILIAGVNLKLTDKQGKTSLDVAARGNHINLADMIIKADRFYKWEKDNLNSDSNSWVAKHLTFKQDHRVETQHIRSVMWRLATKYLKPGEWKKLAHYWKFTDAHIRAIEQQWTGTASYREHGHRMLLIWLHGVIMAGENPVKGLYEGLVGIGRRDLAGLRSCSTPTNSTAAMTRTSVAAAPRGQPDCLSELKNQVRATHLVALVDFRGHKSKCRFRGRA; this is translated from the exons ATGGAGGAGCTCATCAAGAGAGGGGTCAATATCAAAGCCAAAAACAAT ACAGACCGAACCGCCTTGCactgggctgcaggagctgggagtgtGGATGCTGTGCGACTGCTCCTGGACCATGATGTGCCGGTGGATGATGAAGACAGT TTTGGAATGAATGCACTTCTCCTGTCTGCTTGGTTCGGCCACCTCCATGTCCTGCATATCCTCGTCAATGCTGGGGCGAAGATAAACTGTGTTAATAAG AATGGCAGAAACCTGCTTCAttgtgcagcacagagaggaCACATCCGGGTGATGGAATTCATCATGGAGGACCTGGAAGATGTGTGTGTGGATCAGACGGACAAG ATGGACAGGACAGCATTTCACCTGGCTGCAGAGCATGGCCagctggaggtggtggagttcctAATCCGGCAAGGTTGCTCTCACAGTGCTAAAGACAAG gaaaagGATACAGCATTGCATTTAGCTGCTAAAAATGGAcatctttctgtgcttcagaagaTTGTAGATGTTGGAGTGGACCTTGATGAAAGGAACTTA GAAGGACTTACGTGTTTACACCTGGCTGCTGAGGGAGGTCACAGTGACTGTGTGAAGCTGCTCTTGGAAGCAGGTGCTGATGTTAATGCCCAAACTCAG aagaaaatgaactgtCTTCATTATGCAGCGCTGCATGGCTATGAGGAGATAGCCAGGATCCTTGTGGATGCAGGAATCCACACAGACGCTGTTAATCAT CAAAATGCATCAGCGACACACATTGCGGTGCTGCAGAACTTCCCAGCATTGGTGAAGCTCCTCATTGATGCGGAGTGTGACCTTGACATTCCAGATAAT AGGCAGCAGACCTCACTTCACATCGCGGCAGAGCATGGCAGACAGGACATCGCTGAGATGATTCTCATTGCTGGAGTGAATCTGAAACTAACAGACAAG caaggaaaaacaTCTCTGGATGTTGCTGCCCGAGGCAATCACATCAACTTGGCAGACATGATTATCAAGGCTGATCGGTTTTACAAATGGGAAAAG GACAACCTGAACAGtgactccaactcctgggtggCAAAGCACTTGACCTTTAAGCAAGATCACAgggtggaaacacagcacaTTCGCTCAGTAATGTGGAGGTTAGCTACTAAATACCTCAAACCTGGTGAATGGAAGAAGCTGGCACATTACTGGAAATTCACTGATGCGCACATTAGAGCCATTGAGCAACAATGGACAG GTACTGCAAGCTACAGGGAGCACGGCCACAGGATGTTGCTCATCTGGCTACACGGTGTGATCATGGCAGGAGAAAATCCAGTCAAGGGATTGTATGAAGGTCTTGTGGGCATTGGAAGAAGAGATTTAGCAG GCTTAAGAAGCTGCAGTACCCCCACCAACAGTACAGCAGCCATGACAAGGACcagtgtggctgcagctccccGTGGACAACCAGACTGTTTATCTGAGCTGAAAAATCAGGTCAGGGCCACTCACCTTGTGGCACTTGTTGACTTTAGGGGCCACAAATCCAAATGCAGGTTCAGAGGAAGAGCTTAA
- the ANKDD1A gene encoding ankyrin repeat and death domain-containing protein 1A isoform X1 codes for MGDELAAEDETLLHSEKEFHDAAKRNDTARMEELIKRGVNIKAKNNTDRTALHWAAGAGSVDAVRLLLDHDVPVDDEDSFGMNALLLSAWFGHLHVLHILVNAGAKINCVNKNGRNLLHCAAQRGHIRVMEFIMEDLEDVCVDQTDKMDRTAFHLAAEHGQLEVVEFLIRQGCSHSAKDKEKDTALHLAAKNGHLSVLQKIVDVGVDLDERNLEGLTCLHLAAEGGHSDCVKLLLEAGADVNAQTQKKMNCLHYAALHGYEEIARILVDAGIHTDAVNHQNASATHIAVLQNFPALVKLLIDAECDLDIPDNRQQTSLHIAAEHGRQDIAEMILIAGVNLKLTDKQGKTSLDVAARGNHINLADMIIKADRFYKWEKDNLNSDSNSWVAKHLTFKQDHRVETQHIRSVMWRLATKYLKPGEWKKLAHYWKFTDAHIRAIEQQWTGTASYREHGHRMLLIWLHGVIMAGENPVKGLYEGLVGIGRRDLAGLRSCSTPTNSTAAMTRTSVAAAPRGQPDCLSELKNQVRATHLVALVDFRGHKSKCRFRGRA; via the exons ATGGGGGACGAGCTGGCGGCCGAGGACGAGACGC tgcttcattCAGAGAAGGAGTTCCATGATGCAGCGAAGCGTAATGACACGGCCAGGATGGAGGAGCTCATCAAGAGAGGGGTCAATATCAAAGCCAAAAACAAT ACAGACCGAACCGCCTTGCactgggctgcaggagctgggagtgtGGATGCTGTGCGACTGCTCCTGGACCATGATGTGCCGGTGGATGATGAAGACAGT TTTGGAATGAATGCACTTCTCCTGTCTGCTTGGTTCGGCCACCTCCATGTCCTGCATATCCTCGTCAATGCTGGGGCGAAGATAAACTGTGTTAATAAG AATGGCAGAAACCTGCTTCAttgtgcagcacagagaggaCACATCCGGGTGATGGAATTCATCATGGAGGACCTGGAAGATGTGTGTGTGGATCAGACGGACAAG ATGGACAGGACAGCATTTCACCTGGCTGCAGAGCATGGCCagctggaggtggtggagttcctAATCCGGCAAGGTTGCTCTCACAGTGCTAAAGACAAG gaaaagGATACAGCATTGCATTTAGCTGCTAAAAATGGAcatctttctgtgcttcagaagaTTGTAGATGTTGGAGTGGACCTTGATGAAAGGAACTTA GAAGGACTTACGTGTTTACACCTGGCTGCTGAGGGAGGTCACAGTGACTGTGTGAAGCTGCTCTTGGAAGCAGGTGCTGATGTTAATGCCCAAACTCAG aagaaaatgaactgtCTTCATTATGCAGCGCTGCATGGCTATGAGGAGATAGCCAGGATCCTTGTGGATGCAGGAATCCACACAGACGCTGTTAATCAT CAAAATGCATCAGCGACACACATTGCGGTGCTGCAGAACTTCCCAGCATTGGTGAAGCTCCTCATTGATGCGGAGTGTGACCTTGACATTCCAGATAAT AGGCAGCAGACCTCACTTCACATCGCGGCAGAGCATGGCAGACAGGACATCGCTGAGATGATTCTCATTGCTGGAGTGAATCTGAAACTAACAGACAAG caaggaaaaacaTCTCTGGATGTTGCTGCCCGAGGCAATCACATCAACTTGGCAGACATGATTATCAAGGCTGATCGGTTTTACAAATGGGAAAAG GACAACCTGAACAGtgactccaactcctgggtggCAAAGCACTTGACCTTTAAGCAAGATCACAgggtggaaacacagcacaTTCGCTCAGTAATGTGGAGGTTAGCTACTAAATACCTCAAACCTGGTGAATGGAAGAAGCTGGCACATTACTGGAAATTCACTGATGCGCACATTAGAGCCATTGAGCAACAATGGACAG GTACTGCAAGCTACAGGGAGCACGGCCACAGGATGTTGCTCATCTGGCTACACGGTGTGATCATGGCAGGAGAAAATCCAGTCAAGGGATTGTATGAAGGTCTTGTGGGCATTGGAAGAAGAGATTTAGCAG GCTTAAGAAGCTGCAGTACCCCCACCAACAGTACAGCAGCCATGACAAGGACcagtgtggctgcagctccccGTGGACAACCAGACTGTTTATCTGAGCTGAAAAATCAGGTCAGGGCCACTCACCTTGTGGCACTTGTTGACTTTAGGGGCCACAAATCCAAATGCAGGTTCAGAGGAAGAGCTTAA
- the ANKDD1A gene encoding ankyrin repeat and death domain-containing protein 1A isoform X3, with product MGDELAAEDETLLHSEKEFHDAAKRNDTARMEELIKRGVNIKAKNNTDRTALHWAAGAGSVDAVRLLLDHDVPVDDEDSFGMNALLLSAWFGHLHVLHILVNAGAKINCVNKNGRNLLHCAAQRGHIRVMEFIMEDLEDVCVDQTDKMDRTAFHLAAEHGQLEVVEFLIRQGCSHSAKDKEKDTALHLAAKNGHLSVLQKIVDVGVDLDERNLEGLTCLHLAAEGGHSDCVKLLLEAGADVNAQTQKKMNCLHYAALHGYEEIARILVDAGIHTDAVNHQNASATHIAVLQNFPALVKLLIDAECDLDIPDNRQQTSLHIAAEHGRQDIAEMILIAGVNLKLTDKQGKTSLDVAARGNHINLADMIIKADRFYKWEKDNLNSDSNSWVAKHLTFKQDHRVETQHIRSVMWRLATKYLKPGEWKKLAHYWKFTDAHIRAIEQQWTGTASYREHGHRMLLIWLHGVIMAGENPVKGLYEGLVGIGRRDLAESIRKKANADPASPRKCTVM from the exons ATGGGGGACGAGCTGGCGGCCGAGGACGAGACGC tgcttcattCAGAGAAGGAGTTCCATGATGCAGCGAAGCGTAATGACACGGCCAGGATGGAGGAGCTCATCAAGAGAGGGGTCAATATCAAAGCCAAAAACAAT ACAGACCGAACCGCCTTGCactgggctgcaggagctgggagtgtGGATGCTGTGCGACTGCTCCTGGACCATGATGTGCCGGTGGATGATGAAGACAGT TTTGGAATGAATGCACTTCTCCTGTCTGCTTGGTTCGGCCACCTCCATGTCCTGCATATCCTCGTCAATGCTGGGGCGAAGATAAACTGTGTTAATAAG AATGGCAGAAACCTGCTTCAttgtgcagcacagagaggaCACATCCGGGTGATGGAATTCATCATGGAGGACCTGGAAGATGTGTGTGTGGATCAGACGGACAAG ATGGACAGGACAGCATTTCACCTGGCTGCAGAGCATGGCCagctggaggtggtggagttcctAATCCGGCAAGGTTGCTCTCACAGTGCTAAAGACAAG gaaaagGATACAGCATTGCATTTAGCTGCTAAAAATGGAcatctttctgtgcttcagaagaTTGTAGATGTTGGAGTGGACCTTGATGAAAGGAACTTA GAAGGACTTACGTGTTTACACCTGGCTGCTGAGGGAGGTCACAGTGACTGTGTGAAGCTGCTCTTGGAAGCAGGTGCTGATGTTAATGCCCAAACTCAG aagaaaatgaactgtCTTCATTATGCAGCGCTGCATGGCTATGAGGAGATAGCCAGGATCCTTGTGGATGCAGGAATCCACACAGACGCTGTTAATCAT CAAAATGCATCAGCGACACACATTGCGGTGCTGCAGAACTTCCCAGCATTGGTGAAGCTCCTCATTGATGCGGAGTGTGACCTTGACATTCCAGATAAT AGGCAGCAGACCTCACTTCACATCGCGGCAGAGCATGGCAGACAGGACATCGCTGAGATGATTCTCATTGCTGGAGTGAATCTGAAACTAACAGACAAG caaggaaaaacaTCTCTGGATGTTGCTGCCCGAGGCAATCACATCAACTTGGCAGACATGATTATCAAGGCTGATCGGTTTTACAAATGGGAAAAG GACAACCTGAACAGtgactccaactcctgggtggCAAAGCACTTGACCTTTAAGCAAGATCACAgggtggaaacacagcacaTTCGCTCAGTAATGTGGAGGTTAGCTACTAAATACCTCAAACCTGGTGAATGGAAGAAGCTGGCACATTACTGGAAATTCACTGATGCGCACATTAGAGCCATTGAGCAACAATGGACAG GTACTGCAAGCTACAGGGAGCACGGCCACAGGATGTTGCTCATCTGGCTACACGGTGTGATCATGGCAGGAGAAAATCCAGTCAAGGGATTGTATGAAGGTCTTGTGGGCATTGGAAGAAGAGATTTAGCAG AAAGCATTCggaaaaaagcaaatgcagacCCTGCTTCTCCAAGGAAGTGCACAGTAATGTGA